A window of Gloeocapsopsis sp. IPPAS B-1203 genomic DNA:
ATTTAAACGTTGTAATCCTGGAAATTTTTCAGCATCAACTGAGGGGTTTGCAAGATAAAAATGAATTGGTAAGCAGTGTTCTAAAGACTGATTCAAAAGATCGGCAAAACCAGATAAATGCTCTTCTGTATAAGCAGGAACAATCAAGCATTCTAGAGAATTGCAATGCTTTTGCACAATATATTGTGAGGGTCTAAATCCTGTGTGCGAATAGCCACTATCAAGAAGTATTGTCCGGTGATCGTCTGTAATCACAACTGCACAGAATCCGCGATCAACATCAAAAATTTTAATTTCCATTGTCTTAATATATATCTCACAAAATGCTACAAATTGACATTTCACTCATAAACACAATCAAACGCAATTGTGTATGAAGCAGTAGGTCGTGCTTGTTTAAGAAACCGCAAGTGTGCTTCTGCTTTTGTCCGAGAAGAAAACTTGGCAACAACAATGGATTGCAGATTAGGAAGGTGACGGACAACATACCACACGGAAGTTGACCTCTCAATCTGATTTTGTAAATAACGCTCAACGTGATTAGACTCAACATCCATGTATCTGTACATCTGAATAAGTTAAATACGCTCAAAGGGCGCAGTTGACTTGGATATCGCTGCTTGCCACACCTTAGCATGGGTGCTAATCTATATGCAAGACTTTGCAGATACAAAGATACAAAGATATATATTGGAGTTGGATAGCACCAGATGACACGAGCAAACCTTCTGAAGATTACTAATTGGCGTGGTGACTTGACTGGAGGGCTGACAGCAGCAATTGTGGCGCTTCCTTTAGCATTAGCATTTGCCGTAGCGAGTGGCGTAGAACCGAAAGCCGGACTTTACACAGCAATTGTGGCGGGGATTGTAGCAGCAGTATTTGGTGGTTCTCCTGTACAGATTACAGGTCCTACAGGAGCAATGGCAGTTATCTTGATTGGGATTGTTGCCAAGTACGGAATTGAAAAAGTGTGGCTTGCTGGGGTAATGGCAGGAATCATTCAAGTTGCCCTAGGAGTTGCCAAGCTTGGTAGGCTGGTCAAATTTATTCCTTATCCAGTTACTGCCGGTTTTACGAATGGCATTGCCATCATCATTTTTTGCGGACAATTGAATAATTTTTTCGGTTTACATTTATCGCGCAGCGAACACTTTTTGCCAGGATTATGGGCAACACTAACGCATCTAGAGGGTGTCAATTGGGCAGCAGTAGGGTTAACCCTGATGGTAATTACTACCAAACTGCTTTGGACGCAGATTACTACTGGCATCCCAGGCTCATTAGTTGGTTTAGTCTTAGCAACAGCGATCGCTGCTTGGTTTGATCTCGATGTCCCCACCATTGGTTCAATTCCGCAATCATTGCCAATACCGCAGACAATTCCTCATTGGAATAACTTTCAGCTTATTCAAGAACTGATGAGTCCAGCATTAGCACTAGCAGCTTTGGGCAGTATTGAATCGTTACTGTCGGCAGTAGTAGCAGATGGCATGACTGTCAGCGAGAAGCACAATAGCGATCGCGAACTTATAGGTCAAGGTTTAGCAAATATCGTCGTGCCTTTCTTCGGTGGTATTCCAGCAACAGGAGCGATCGCCCGTACAGCAGTTAATGTCCGCGCTGGCGGCAAAACGCGGCTTTCTGGTGTCATTCACGGCATTGCATTGGCAATCATTGTTTTAGTATTAGCTCCCTTAGCAGCACAGGTTCCTTTAGCAGCCTTGGCAGGTATTCTCATGGTTACAAGTGTGCGGATGATTGAGTGGGAAGCGATCGGGTTGTTGATGCGAGCAACATACTCTGACTTTGCTGTCATGATTCTTACGTGGCTAGTGACTGTTTGTTTTGACTTAGTATTAGCAGTAGAAGTCGGCTTGATTGCCGCAGGAGCATTGTTTATTAAACGAATGAGTGACCTTAGTTTAGGTAAAGTATCTGAAATAGAAGCCTTTCCGCCTGGTATACCCTTGGAGCTAAGTAAACAAGTTGCTGTTTACCGAGTTGATGGTCCCTTATTCTTTGGGGCTGCTGAGCGCTTTGTGACTTTTTTGCGCGACGAACCAGAAGTAAAATACTTGATTTTACGGTTGCGATTTGTGCCTAATATGGACACTACTGGACTTGTTGCATTAGAAGACATTTACTATGACTTAAAACGACGCAACTGTCGTTTGCTACTAAGTGGTTTGCAACCCCAGGTAAAGCAAATGCTAGAACGTAGTGGCTTACTCGACAAAATAGGTAAAGAAAATTGCTTTGAAACTACTGATGCTGCAATTTGTGCGCTGTCTCCTGAACTTGGATGCCATCAAGAGTTAGTATCTGTTCGTGAGAACTAAACAACTAAATGACCTGTAATTTAATCAGTGCCATACAAGCTTATTTCTTTTTAGAGAAACATTTATACTAGATTTCACAATGCAACAAATTAGCGGCTGTGCCTGTAGTCA
This region includes:
- a CDS encoding SulP family inorganic anion transporter, whose translation is MTRANLLKITNWRGDLTGGLTAAIVALPLALAFAVASGVEPKAGLYTAIVAGIVAAVFGGSPVQITGPTGAMAVILIGIVAKYGIEKVWLAGVMAGIIQVALGVAKLGRLVKFIPYPVTAGFTNGIAIIIFCGQLNNFFGLHLSRSEHFLPGLWATLTHLEGVNWAAVGLTLMVITTKLLWTQITTGIPGSLVGLVLATAIAAWFDLDVPTIGSIPQSLPIPQTIPHWNNFQLIQELMSPALALAALGSIESLLSAVVADGMTVSEKHNSDRELIGQGLANIVVPFFGGIPATGAIARTAVNVRAGGKTRLSGVIHGIALAIIVLVLAPLAAQVPLAALAGILMVTSVRMIEWEAIGLLMRATYSDFAVMILTWLVTVCFDLVLAVEVGLIAAGALFIKRMSDLSLGKVSEIEAFPPGIPLELSKQVAVYRVDGPLFFGAAERFVTFLRDEPEVKYLILRLRFVPNMDTTGLVALEDIYYDLKRRNCRLLLSGLQPQVKQMLERSGLLDKIGKENCFETTDAAICALSPELGCHQELVSVREN